A part of Citrifermentans bremense genomic DNA contains:
- a CDS encoding response regulator, with amino-acid sequence MDTEKHHIIVDEILELASISAGKARTELAPFSPQQVIENLLLRHHLQAERKGIELRAQLAPELPNLLIGDAKRLSLILDNLLKNALALTLHGYIGFSAAVHQRYRGGVSLAFAVQDCGSGEPAEGEAQLALDLGALDAEAINSSPGLGLALCKALVTLLGGEIWCDGVPGLGNTFNFRLPFGDAAATGSEAAKGPGRRHPGFNGERVLLAEDNPFNQQVACALLERSGLSVTLAQNGAEAVELVARCDFDLVLMDVQMPVMDGLAAAREIRQLSKPGMAELPILAVSANAMGHDVRASLAAGMNDHLCKPFTPDSLYGCIAQWLGKGAEETTAQKGDAGVSATAFALGVTPVDFKAGVRLTGGNAELYRDLLARFRQEYGARGEEVRRELALGNRQEASRLAHSVKGVAGVLAAFPLHGAAVRLESALKGDDDAELLLEDFQAELSRALAYLREQGDAPRE; translated from the coding sequence ATGGACACTGAAAAGCATCACATTATTGTTGACGAGATCCTCGAACTCGCCAGTATATCTGCCGGAAAAGCCAGGACCGAACTGGCCCCCTTCTCGCCGCAGCAGGTGATAGAGAACCTGCTGTTACGCCACCACCTCCAGGCTGAGCGAAAGGGGATCGAGTTGCGCGCGCAACTGGCTCCGGAACTCCCCAACCTGCTGATCGGCGACGCAAAGCGCCTGTCGCTGATACTGGACAACCTGCTCAAAAACGCTCTTGCCCTCACCCTGCACGGCTACATCGGGTTTTCGGCAGCGGTGCACCAGCGCTACCGGGGGGGGGTCTCGCTGGCATTCGCGGTGCAGGATTGCGGAAGCGGGGAACCTGCGGAGGGAGAGGCGCAACTTGCGCTGGACCTCGGGGCGCTAGATGCCGAGGCCATCAACAGCAGCCCGGGGCTGGGCCTTGCCCTCTGCAAGGCGCTGGTGACGCTTTTGGGAGGGGAGATCTGGTGTGACGGCGTACCGGGGCTCGGCAATACCTTCAACTTCAGGCTCCCCTTCGGCGACGCGGCGGCAACTGGGAGCGAGGCGGCCAAGGGACCAGGCCGCAGGCATCCCGGCTTCAACGGCGAACGGGTGCTTCTTGCCGAGGACAACCCTTTCAACCAGCAGGTGGCCTGCGCGCTCCTGGAGCGGAGCGGCCTGTCGGTCACCCTGGCGCAAAACGGTGCGGAAGCGGTCGAGCTGGTGGCGCGATGCGACTTCGACCTCGTCCTGATGGACGTGCAGATGCCGGTGATGGACGGGCTGGCGGCGGCCCGCGAGATCCGCCAGCTCTCTAAGCCTGGGATGGCAGAACTTCCCATACTGGCGGTCTCAGCCAACGCGATGGGACACGACGTAAGGGCGAGCCTCGCCGCGGGGATGAACGATCACCTCTGCAAGCCTTTCACCCCCGATTCCCTCTACGGCTGCATCGCGCAGTGGCTTGGGAAGGGGGCTGAGGAAACAACGGCTCAAAAGGGGGACGCCGGGGTGAGCGCTACAGCATTTGCCCTTGGGGTCACCCCGGTCGATTTCAAGGCGGGGGTGCGGTTGACCGGTGGGAACGCGGAGCTATACCGGGACCTCCTCGCCAGGTTCCGGCAGGAGTACGGCGCGCGCGGCGAGGAAGTGCGGCGGGAGCTGGCCCTGGGGAACCGGCAGGAAGCCTCCCGGCTCGCGCATTCGGTGAAGGGGGTGGCCGGCGTCCTGGCGGCGTTTCCCCTGCACGGGGCCGCGGTGCGGCTGGAGTCGGCCCTTAAGGGGGATGACGATGCGGAGCTTCTCCTGGAAGACTTTCAGGCGGAACTGAGCCGGGCGCTGGCCTACCTGCGCGAGCAGGGGGATGCGCCGCGTGAGTAG
- a CDS encoding methyl-accepting chemotaxis protein has product MRGIRNLKVGFKLAAGFALVTVIAAAIGCFGMIQINKLNQASDKQYRKVTVPMGDIGAMSVAFQRVRINLRDALESTDPAERQAYLDNVKKMRQTVTEHAAEFEKNIISDEGRELFMEFKEARSVYTGLIDQVQQLDAANRRAEATRLLHGEARKAALHEQELLDRLVASKEKQGQITADLNQEIAQSSMRLMGALLALGVLVAAALAFTITRMITRPLAEAVQVANSLADGDLTVEVESASSDETGQLLAAMGHMVQSLRGLVSQTVNISAGIASASSQLHSTSTQIATGAEEVACQTGTVATGSEEMAATSAEIAKNCALAAQASTQSTESAHAGARVVQETITGMQEIAERVRHTSKTVETLGARSEQIGDIVGTIEDIADQTNLLALNAAIEAARAGEQGRGFAVVADEVRALAERTSKATREIGAMIKAIQGETREAVTAMDQGVRVAEEGAHSSQRSGEALEEILECIKEVSLQVSQIATAAEQQTATTTEVSANLQQITEVVQQTASGAEETAGAAAQLARQAEELQTLVGRFRLAA; this is encoded by the coding sequence ATGAGAGGAATCAGGAATCTGAAGGTGGGGTTTAAGCTCGCGGCGGGTTTCGCCCTGGTGACTGTGATAGCCGCAGCGATCGGCTGCTTCGGGATGATCCAGATCAACAAGCTGAACCAGGCAAGCGACAAGCAATACCGGAAAGTCACGGTCCCGATGGGGGACATCGGGGCCATGTCGGTCGCTTTCCAGAGGGTAAGGATCAACCTGCGCGACGCCCTGGAGTCGACCGACCCCGCGGAGCGCCAGGCCTACCTGGACAACGTGAAGAAGATGCGCCAGACCGTCACCGAGCATGCCGCAGAGTTCGAGAAAAATATCATCAGCGACGAAGGGCGCGAGCTTTTCATGGAATTCAAGGAGGCGCGCAGCGTGTACACCGGGCTCATCGACCAGGTGCAACAGCTGGACGCAGCCAACCGTCGCGCCGAGGCCACGCGCCTTTTGCACGGAGAAGCCAGAAAGGCGGCTCTGCATGAACAGGAGCTGCTGGACCGTCTGGTCGCCTCCAAGGAAAAACAGGGGCAGATCACGGCTGACCTGAACCAGGAAATCGCGCAGAGCTCCATGCGCCTGATGGGGGCGCTCCTCGCCCTGGGTGTGCTGGTGGCGGCGGCGCTCGCCTTCACCATCACCAGGATGATCACAAGACCCCTGGCAGAGGCGGTGCAGGTGGCCAATAGCCTCGCCGACGGCGATCTCACCGTGGAAGTTGAGTCGGCTTCCAGCGACGAAACCGGGCAACTCCTGGCGGCTATGGGGCACATGGTGCAAAGCCTGCGGGGTCTCGTGTCGCAGACGGTGAACATCTCGGCGGGCATCGCCTCAGCTTCCTCCCAGTTGCACTCGACCTCCACCCAGATCGCCACCGGAGCGGAAGAGGTCGCCTGCCAGACCGGCACCGTGGCGACCGGCAGCGAAGAGATGGCCGCCACCAGCGCCGAGATCGCGAAGAACTGCGCCCTCGCGGCTCAGGCCTCGACCCAGTCCACCGAATCGGCCCACGCCGGGGCGCGCGTGGTCCAGGAGACCATCACCGGGATGCAGGAGATCGCCGAGCGGGTGCGCCACACCTCGAAGACGGTGGAGACGCTCGGAGCGCGCTCGGAGCAGATCGGGGATATCGTAGGCACCATAGAGGATATAGCGGACCAGACCAACCTCCTGGCGCTCAACGCCGCCATCGAGGCGGCGCGGGCCGGCGAGCAGGGACGAGGTTTCGCGGTCGTGGCCGACGAGGTGCGGGCACTGGCGGAGCGGACCTCGAAGGCGACCAGGGAGATCGGCGCGATGATAAAGGCCATCCAGGGAGAGACCCGCGAGGCGGTAACCGCCATGGACCAAGGGGTGCGGGTCGCCGAAGAGGGGGCGCATTCCTCACAGAGATCGGGCGAGGCGCTGGAAGAGATCCTGGAATGCATCAAGGAGGTGTCGCTGCAGGTGAGCCAGATCGCGACCGCGGCCGAGCAGCAGACGGCGACCACGACGGAGGTGAGCGCGAACCTGCAGCAGATCACCGAGGTGGTGCAGCAGACTGCAAGCGGCGCCGAGGAAACGGCCGGTGCGGCCGCACAGCTCGCCCGGCAGGCCGAGGAGTTGCAGACCCTGGTCGGGCGCTTCAGGCTTGCGGCTTAG